One genomic window of Elaeis guineensis isolate ETL-2024a chromosome 2, EG11, whole genome shotgun sequence includes the following:
- the LOC105055039 gene encoding LOW QUALITY PROTEIN: probable linoleate 9S-lipoxygenase 5 (The sequence of the model RefSeq protein was modified relative to this genomic sequence to represent the inferred CDS: inserted 1 base in 1 codon): MSGARVKGAVVLMKKNVLDFTDFNAXLDRLDEFVGKSVSFQLVSSTIADPDNGNRGKVGEPAYIEEWITTITSIADGESKFQVTFQWDESQGIPGAVIVRNYHHFEFYLKTLTLEDFPGNGRIHFVCNSWVYPVDYYMYDRIFFTNHTYLPTNTPAPLQAYRNEELVHLRGDNVTGELKEFQRVYDYAYYNDLGNPDNGSNYARPVLGGSEQFPYPRRGRTGRPPTRTDPKTESRLPGLSLDIYVPRDERFGHLKMSDFLAYAIKALVQSLLPVLKTLFNKTPFEFDSLQDVLNLYEGGIQLPECPELDKIKDRIPFEMIKELVRTDGEHLLKLPMPQVIQADKFAWRTDEEFGREMLAGVNPVIISRLEEFPPTSKLDPKIYGNHTSSITASQIEKNMDGLTVEQALKSNRLFILDHHDTLVPYLNRINTTSSKIYASRTLLLLKDDGSLKPLAIELSLLHPDGEHLGAVNKVFTPADLGVEGSIWQLAKAYVAVNDSGVHQLISHWLNTHAVIEPFVIATNRQLSAMHPIYKLLSPHYRDTMNINALARQILINAGGILELTVFPGKYAMEMSSFLYKSWKLTDQALPADLLKRGVAIEDPTSPNNIRLLIKDYPYAVDGLAIWSAIETWVNEYCSIYYINDAAVKDDVELQAWWKEVRDVGHGDKKDEPWWPKMDSLSELTKTCTIIIWVASALHAAVNFGQYPYAGYLPNRPTISRRFMPEPNTPEYDELKRNPDQVFLSTITSQLQTILGVSLIEILSRHSSDEVYLGQRDTHEWTADEKALEAFKKFGDKLVEIENKIVDMNQDKSLKNRNGPVKVSYTLLYPNTSDLSHVGGLTGRGIPNSVSI, translated from the exons ATGTCAGGGGCGAGGGTGAAAGGAGCGGTGGTACTGATGAAGAAGAACGTGTTGGATTTCACTGATTTCAATG TCCTCGATCGTCTCGACGAATTCGTAGGCAAGAGTGTCTCCTTCCAGCTCGTTAGCTCCACCATCGCTGACCCGG ACAATGGAAACAGAGGGAAAGTGGGGGAGCCGGCCTACATAGAAGAGTGGATCACCACAATAACATCCATCGCAGATGGGGAGTCTAAGTTTCAGGTGACATTTCAGTGGGATGAGAGCCAAGGCATTCCAGGGGCAGTCATTGTGAGGAACTACCACCACTTTGAATTCTATCTCAAGACACTGACCCTTGAGGATTTCCCTGGGAATGGTCGCATCCACTTCGTCTGCAACTCTTGGGTTTACCCAGTGGATTACTATATGTATGACAGAATCTTCTTCACTAATCAT ACATACCTCCCAACCAACACACCGGCGCCCCTCCAAGCATACAGAAATGAGGAGCTCGTCCATCTCAGAGGAGACAATGTAACTGGAGAGCTGAAGGAGTTTCAACGAGTCTATGACTATGCATACTACAATGATCTTGGCAACCCAGACAATGGCTCAAACTATGCCCGCCCGGTCCTTGGTGGGTCTGAACAGTTCCCTTACCCCCGCCGAGGCCGAACTGGACGCCCACCCACAAGAACAG ATCCCAAAACCGAGAGCAGATTGCCAGGGTTGAGCCTAGACATCTATGTTCCCCGTGATGAACGGTTCGGACATCTCAAAATGTCTGACTTCCTGGCATATGCTATCAAGGCATTGGTCCAGTCGTTGCTTCCAGTCTTGAAGACACTCTTCAATAAGACTCCATTTGAGTTCGACTCGCTACAAGATGTATTGAACCTCTACGAGGGGGGGATACAATTGCCTGAGTGCCCTGAACTCGATAAGATCAAGGACAGGATTCCATTTGAGATGATCAAAGAACTAGTTCGAACTGATGGAGAGCACCTGCTTAAGCTCCCGATGCCGCAAGTCATCCAAG CTGATAAATTTGCTTGGAGAACTGACGAAGAGTTTGGACGAGAAATGCTTGCCGGTGTGAACCCTGTCATCATCAGCCGTCTTGAG GAATTCCCCCCAACCAGTAAGCTGGATCCTAAAATATATGGCAATCATACCAGCTCAATTACAGCATCTCAAATTGAGAAAAACATGGATGGATTAACAGTAGAACAG GCACTGAAGTCCAACAGACTCTTCATCTTAGATCACCATGACACTTTGGTACCATACCTGAACCGCATAAATACCACTTCCAGCAAGATTTATGCCTCGAGAACCCTCCTGCTGCTGAAGGATGATGGCTCTTTAAAGCCACTGGCAATTGAGCTGAGCTTATTGCACCCAGATGGAGAACATCTCGGTGCTGTCAACAAAGTTTTCACACCAGCTGACCTTGGAGTTGAGGGATCAATCTGGCAATTGGCAAAAGCTTATGTTGCTGTAAATGACTCTGGTGTTCACCAGCTTATTAGCCACTG GTTGAACACGCATGCAGTGATAGAACCATTTGTGATTGCGACGAACCGGCAACTGAGTGCCATGCACCCAATCTACAAACTTCTGAGTCCCCATTACCGTGACACGATGAACATAAATGCCCTTGCTCGGCAAATCCTCATAAATGCTGGTGGAATCCTTGAATTGACAGTCTTCCCTGGGAAGTATGCCATGGAAATGTCCTCCTTTCTGTATAAGAGCTGGAAATTAACTGACCAAGCACTCCCTGCTGATCTCCTCAAGAG AGGAGTGGCCATTGAAGACCCAACCAGCCCCAACAATATCCGCTTGCTTATCAAGGACTATCCTTATGCTGTGGATGGACTTGCAATCTGGTCGGCCATTGAGACATGGGTAAATGAGTACTGTTCCATCTACTACATCAATGATGCTGCAGTCAAAGATGATGTTGAGCTCCAAGCCTGGTGGAAGGAGGTGCGTGATGTGGGGCACGGGGACAAGAAGGATGAACCTTGGTGGCCCAAGATGGACAGTCTCTCAGAGCTGACCAAAACATGCACCATCATCATATGGGTGGCTTCTGCCCTCCATGCTGCAGTAAACTTCGGTCAGTACCCTTACGCCGGATACCTCCCAAACCGACCCACCATAAGCCGGCGATTCATGCCTGAGCCAAACACACCAGAGTATGATGAGCTGAAGAGGAATCCTGATCAGGTCTTCTTGAGTACCATCACAAGCCAGCTTCAGACCATACTTGGTGTATCACTGATAGAAATACTATCGCGGCATTCCTCAGATGAAGTGTATCTTGGCCAGAGGGACACACATGAGTGGACTGCTGATGAGAAAGCACTGGAAGCTTTCAAGAAGTTTGGAGACAAGCTAGTGGAGATTGAGAATAAGATTGTAGATATGAATCAGGATAAGAGTTTGAAGAACAGGAATGGGCCGGTCAAGGTTTCATACACTTTGCTCTACCCAAACACCTCTGATCTCAGTCATGTTGGCGGGCTTACAGGAAGGGGAATTCCAAACAGCGTCTCCATATGA
- the LOC105055049 gene encoding LOW QUALITY PROTEIN: uncharacterized protein (The sequence of the model RefSeq protein was modified relative to this genomic sequence to represent the inferred CDS: inserted 2 bases in 2 codons; deleted 1 base in 1 codon) has translation MDLLKRELQKKRQSLEADFGGKKLXKRSEIEQKEIQKLRAEEQWERLFKARPSSAASSSGRNPSSAASLPXALSSSSSSKKPSDARSEEQRIDDLVLPRHEVIRRLRILKQPITLFGEDDDARLDRLKLTLKSGILEIDSDMTEGQTNDFLRDIYELRKRQKSGLASFLHDQSKSKREDGDGLEDDGVDADGDKNLSADGGSSGENADKDLKRMKAKFEDLCDENKILVFFKRLLNEWNQELEEMPEAENRTAKGKSMVATFKQCARYLNLLFKFCRKKVLPDDICQALLVVVECCLRRAYLAAMDQYIKLAIGNAPWPIGVTMVGIHERSAREKIYTNCVAHSMNDETTRKYLQSVKRLMTLCQRRYPADPSKSVEFNSLANGSDLRSLLAEDCGAGKSASEERLRLMPAAKE, from the exons ATGGATCTCCTCAAGCGCGAGCTCCAGAAGAAGCGGCAGAGCCTCGAGGCCGACTTCGGCGGCAAGAAGC CTAAACGCTCCGAGATCGAGCAGAAGGAGATCCAAAAGCTTCGCGCCGAGGAGCAGTGGGAACGCCTCTTCAAAGCACGCCCCTCCTCCGCCGCCTCCTCCTCCGGCAGAAACCCTAGTTCCGCAGCCTCCCTTC CCgccctctcctcttcctcctcctccaagaAGCCCTCCGACGCTCGCTCCGAGGAGCAGAGGATCGACGACCTCGTCCTTCCCCGCCACGAGGTCATCCGCCGCCTCCGCATCCTGAAGCAGCCCATTACCCTCTTCGGCGAGGACGACGACGCTCGCCTCGACCGCCTCAAGCTCACCCTCAAATCCGGCATCCTCGAGATCGACAGCGACATGACCGAGGGCCAGACCAACGACTTCCTCCGCGACATCTACGAGCTCCGCAAGCGCCAGAAGTCTGGCTTGGCCTCCTTCCTCCACGACCAGAGCAAGAGCAAGAGGGAGGACGGGGATGGATTGGAGGACGATGGGGTTGATGCGGATGGGGACAAGAATCTGAGCGCGGATGGAGGGTCGTCAGGAGAGAATGCCGACAAGGATTTGAAGCGGATGAAGGCCAAATTTGAGGATCTCTGCGATGAGAATAAGATTCTTGTGTTCTTTAAGAGACTTCTGAATGAGTGGAATCAGGAGCTCGAGGAGATGCCGGAAGCGGAGAACAGGACGGCCAAGGGGAAGTCGATGGTCGCCACTTTTAAGCAATGCGCTCGGTACCTGAATCTCCTCTTCAAGTTCTGCAGGAAAAAG GTTCTTCCAGATGACATCTGTCAAGCATTGCTGGTTGTGGTTGAATGCTGTTTGAGACGAGCTTATTTGGCAGCAATGGATCAGTACATCAAATTGGCCATTGGAAATGCACCCTGGCCTATTGGTGTGACTATGGTTGGCATCCACGAGCGTTCGGCTCGTGAGAAGATCTACACTAATTGTGTGGCCCACAGCATGAACGACGAGACAACTCGAAAGTACTTGCAGTCTGTGAAGAGACTAATGACCCTC TGTCAACGTCGATATCCAGCAGATCCATCCAAATCAGTCGAGTTTAATAGCCTGGCTAATGGGAGTGATCTACGGTCTCTCCTGGCAGAGGACTGTGGGGCGGGGAAATCAGCATCGGAAGAAAGGCTTCGGTTAATGCCTGCAGCAAAGGAATAA